A portion of the Elephas maximus indicus isolate mEleMax1 chromosome 24, mEleMax1 primary haplotype, whole genome shotgun sequence genome contains these proteins:
- the IER5 gene encoding immediate early response gene 5 protein — protein MEFKLEAHRIVSISLGKIYNSRVQRGGIKLHKNLLVSLVLRSARQVYLSDPCPGLYLAGPAGSPGAPPQQSWEPPQQTREPQQSREPAARPPAGWGEPPPPAARATWQEAEPQPERPAAPGEPRTGGAEPAAAVTGTGDTLLGGEAEAAEAAWRRVEGPHKVEGPHKVEAGEPGVPAGGSDLLPEEPRAARRHCCCPVGREDKPGAPTGSRRADCRCASRAAEDEPPAPPPVCPRKRSAAGAGGGPAGCPVPDSTPLKKPRRHLEEQPGGGDEEEEMETGNVANLISIFGSSFSGLLRKKSPGGGLEEEEGEESAPEAAEPGQICCDKPVLRDMSPWSTAIVAF, from the coding sequence ATGGAGTTCAAGCTGGAGGCTCATCGCATCGTCAGCATCTCGCTGGGCAAGATCTACAACTCCCGGGTCCAGCGCGGCGGCATCAAGCTGCACAAGAACCTGCTGGTCTCGCTGGTGCTTCGCAGCGCCCGCCAGGTATACCTGAGTGACCCGTGCCCGGGCCTCTACCTGGCCGGCCCCGCGGGGAGCCCCGGCGCCCCGCCGCAGCAGTCCTGGGAGCCGCCGCAGCAGACCCGGGAGCCGCAGCAGTCCCGGGAGCCGGCAGCCAGGCCACCCGCCGGCTGGGGGGAGCCGCCACCGCCGGCCGCCCGCGCCACCTGGCAGGAGGCCGAGCCGCAGCCGGAGCGTCCCGCTGCCCCAGGCGAGCCGCGGACGGGTGGCGCGGAGCCCGCGGCCGCTGTGACGGGAACCGGGGACACTCTGCTGGGCGGAGAGGCGGAGGCGGCGGAAGCTGCCTGGCGCCGCGTGGAGGGACCGCACAAGGTGGAGGGACCGCACAAGGTGGAGGCCGGAGAGCCCGGGGTCCCCGCCGGAGGCTCGGACCTTCTCCCCGAGGAGCCTCGGGCCGCGCGCCGCCACTGCTGCTGCCCGGTGGGCAGGGAGGACAAGCCGGGCGCCCCGACCGGGTCCCGGCGCGCTGACTGCCGCTGCGCCTCCAGGGCCGCCGAGGACGAGCCCCCCGCGCCGCCCCCCGTCTGCCCCAGGAAGCGCAGCGCGGCGGGGGCGGGCGGCGGCCCCGCGGGCTGCCCGGTGCCCGACTCGACCCCGCTGAAGAAGCCCCGCCGGCACCTGGAGGAGCAGCCGGGCGGGGGAGacgaggaggaggagatggagacCGGTAACGTGGCGAATCTCATTAGCATTTTCGGTTCCAGCTTCTCGGGACTCTTACGGAAAAAAAGCCCCGGGGGCGGCCTGGAGGAAGAAGAGGGCGAGGAGAGCGCGCCGGAAGCCGCCGAGCCCGGGCAGATCTGCTGCGATAAGCCGGTGCTGAGAGACATGAGCCCTTGGAGCACAGCCATCGTGGCCTTCTGA